From the Priestia aryabhattai genome, one window contains:
- a CDS encoding cobalt-precorrin 5A hydrolase, with amino-acid sequence MIQLEEGKKAPITQRGDYAVVAITKHGVEIARNLGRIFQQSDVYYMSKFEKGDEQEQNIQMFSGSVRMLLPSLFESYKGLIIIISLGAVVRMIAPILKDKKTDPAVVVIDDKGENVISVLSGHIGGANELTREVAAALRAHPVITTASDVQKTIPVDLFGKRFGWVWESAEKLTPVSASVVNEEEIAVVQESGEKSWWHYEHPVPANIKTYSSIQTALEASPHAALVVTHRDLKKEEEAILENGVLYRPKVLAIGMGCNRGTSAAEIETVIEKTLAELQFSMKSVKALCTIELKKDEEGLLEVASKYGWEFVYYSPQELNSISIQQPSDTVFKYTGAYGVSEPAAMLYSGADTLELVKKKSGNVTISVALIPYD; translated from the coding sequence ATGATTCAACTCGAAGAAGGAAAAAAAGCTCCAATTACACAGCGCGGGGATTATGCAGTCGTGGCCATCACGAAGCACGGCGTAGAAATTGCAAGAAATCTTGGCCGCATCTTTCAGCAGTCTGATGTGTATTACATGAGCAAGTTTGAAAAAGGAGACGAACAAGAGCAGAACATTCAGATGTTTTCAGGAAGTGTGCGGATGCTCTTGCCTTCTCTTTTTGAATCGTATAAAGGACTTATTATTATTATCTCACTAGGAGCAGTTGTGCGTATGATTGCACCTATTTTAAAAGATAAGAAAACAGATCCGGCGGTTGTTGTTATCGATGACAAAGGCGAAAATGTCATCAGTGTGCTTTCGGGTCATATCGGAGGAGCAAATGAGCTTACGCGTGAAGTTGCGGCAGCTCTTAGGGCCCATCCTGTTATTACAACAGCATCCGATGTTCAAAAAACGATTCCAGTTGATTTATTTGGAAAGCGCTTTGGATGGGTATGGGAATCAGCAGAAAAGCTAACGCCCGTCAGTGCTTCTGTGGTGAATGAAGAAGAAATAGCAGTGGTTCAAGAATCAGGTGAAAAGAGCTGGTGGCATTATGAGCACCCCGTTCCAGCTAACATTAAAACGTATTCATCGATTCAGACAGCTCTTGAAGCATCGCCACATGCAGCTTTGGTCGTAACGCATCGCGATTTAAAAAAAGAGGAAGAAGCGATCTTAGAAAACGGTGTTCTTTACCGGCCAAAAGTGTTGGCGATTGGGATGGGGTGCAATCGAGGGACAAGTGCAGCTGAAATTGAAACCGTTATTGAAAAAACGCTTGCTGAACTTCAGTTTTCAATGAAAAGTGTAAAAGCATTATGTACAATAGAGTTAAAGAAAGATGAAGAAGGGCTGCTAGAAGTGGCGTCTAAGTATGGCTGGGAGTTTGTCTATTATTCGCCGCAAGAGCTAAACAGCATAAGTATCCAACAGCCTTCAGATACTGTCTTTAAATATACAGGTGCATATGGCGTTAGTGAACCTGCTGCTATGTTATACAGCGGTGCTGATACGCTTGAACTTGTTAAGAAAAAGTCAGGGAATGTAACTATTTCAGTGGCACTTATTCCATATGACTAA